A section of the Naumovozyma dairenensis CBS 421 chromosome 5, complete genome genome encodes:
- the SSP2 gene encoding Ssp2p (similar to Saccharomyces cerevisiae SSP2 (YOR242C); ancestral locus Anc_8.670), which yields MHTNSNNKNIKSYGPTISSKSRSIEGLPKGKIWTTNPSKVRTPKTISYLFPEHSPINRRRELFGFRRFTRTYILSSSKERKTGKKSGSSDISIIQCSSKSTNYYNCLTGLPLSKRIKTDPKSKEILCHISLKAEPKIQAYTADDSKYIEESHFANVTDKQRRMIIIRNIPKETGIHSIVAQISGGPIENFNFYQQHKLSSPSNVLKIAFIASEGAQQFMKYGNTNLFKVNGIHLKPEWFVDSNLCIPSKTVPSKTLLNYNGKCRCLFMKQLPLKDHLVLNSLYLKRIRSDFECFGEIVDISPLISRRPCLYIQFYDIYSAVRVLEAYEDRHSRIHQQYFEKWSIYYGKDLTDTACYQL from the coding sequence ATGCACactaattctaataataaaaatattaaatctTACGGCCCTACAATCTCAAGTAAGTCGAGATCAATAGAGGGTTTACCAAAGGGAAAAATATGGACCACAAATCCTAGTAAAGTAAGGACACCGAAAACAATATCTTACTTATTTCCCGAACACTCCCCTATCaacagaagaagagaattgTTTGGGTTTAGACGATTTACTAGGACCTACATTTTATCCTCTTCAAAGGAAAGGAAAACTGGTAAGAAGTCTGGCAGTTCAGATATATCGATAATCCAATGTTCTTCTAAAAGTACAAACTATTACAACTGTTTAACTGGCTTGCCCTTATcgaaaagaattaaaacaGATCCGAAAAGCAAGGAAATTTTATGTCATATTAGTTTAAAAGCAGAACCCAAAATTCAAGCTTATACTGCTGATGACTCTAAATACATCGAGGAAAGTCATTTCGCAAATGTTACTGACAAACAAAGAaggatgataataataagaaatattcCAAAGGAGACTGGAATACATAGTATTGTTGCTCAGATATCAGGTGGCCCAATAGAGAACTTCAATTTTTACCAGCAACATAAACTAAGCTCTCCTTCTAATGTTTTAAAGATAGCGTTCATAGCGAGCGAAGGTGCCCAGCAATTTATGAAGTACGGAAATACCAATTTATTCAAGGTTAATGGTATTCATTTGAAACCTGAATGGTTTGTCGACTCTAATTTATGCATTCCAAGCAAAACTGTTCCCTCGAAAACTCTACTGAACTATAATGGAAAATGTCGTTGCCTCTTTATGAAGCAATTACCTCTAAAAGATCATTTGGTCCTAAATTCCTTATATTTGAAACGTATACGGTCAGACTTTGAATGTTTTGGAGAAATTGTCGATATTTCTCCTTTGATCTCAAGGAGGCCATGCCTATATATACAGTTTTATGATATTTACAGTGCTGTGAGGGTCTTAGAAGCCTATGAAGACCGACACTCAAGGATACATCAACAGTACTTCGAAAAATGGTCCATCTATTATGGAAAGGATCTTACCGATACGGCTTGTTATCaattataa